Proteins from one Epinephelus moara isolate mb chromosome 1, YSFRI_EMoa_1.0, whole genome shotgun sequence genomic window:
- the LOC126388445 gene encoding uncharacterized protein LOC126388445 has translation MPDVIVLVSEASSSVAMEAMGFKRGLNYLLHMGVDVGVITTDRSPSIRVMKKLVAASNKKVNQDLRPWLKSVSNHLYWPCSSANGDPEKCLQRWRSLLHHICGVHRWQEDGVEHVCHHPAMTEEQQRRKKWLQVESSAFKALKSVVMDNNLLRDLKQMARFKHTGSLEVYHSSMLKYTEKRLHFKYDTMRARTQLAILDHNANIGRAQATTKEGQPRYRYCYSKQSAQWVAKPIYVHMYTPSRHSVTTLWSVS, from the exons GTTTCAGAAGCATCCAGCTCAGTAGCCATGGAAGCGATGGGTTTCAAGAGGGGGCTCAACTACCTACTTCATATGGGCGTAGATGTTGGCGTTATCACCACAGATAGGTCGCCATCCATCC GTGTGATGAAGAAACTTGTGGCAGCATCAAATAAAAAGGTCAACCAAGATCTGCGACCCTGGCTGAAATCTGTATCCAACCACCTCTACTGGCCATGCAGCTCAGCAAATGGGGATCCTGAG AAATGTCTGCAACGATGGAGGTCACTGCTCCATCACATCTGTGGTGTGCATAGATGGCAGGAGGATGGTGTGGAGCATGTCTGTCATCACCCAGCCATGACAGAGGAGcaacaaagaagaaagaagtGGCTTCAAGTTGAATCCTCTGCTTTCAAGGCTCTCAAGTCTGTAGTGATGGACAACAATCTCCTGCGAGACTTGAAACAGATGGCACGTTTCAAACACACAg GATCGCTCGAGGTGTATCACTCTTCAATGTTGAAGTACACAGAAAAGAGGCTACACTTCAAGTACGACACCATGAGGGCTCGTACCCAGCTGGCCATCTTGGATCACAATGCCAACATCGGCAGAGCACAGGCTACTACCAAAGAAG GACAACCACGGTACAGATATTGTTATTCCAAACAAAGTGCACAATGGGTTGCGAAGCCCATATatgtacacatgtacacaccCAGCAGGCATTCCGTGACGACCTTGTGGAGCGTGTcctga